GATCGCGGCCCGCGGTGGTCCGGAGGGAGCCGCCGCCAAGGCCAGGCCCTACGTGGGGCCACGGCCGCGCATCATCACGCGCAAGGGCTGGGGGGCGAACGAGAAGCTCCGCGAGAAGAACTTCGCGTACACGAAGACCGTGAAGGCCGCCTTCGTGCACCACAGCGCGTCCGGCAACAACTACCGCTGCTCACAGGCGAGCTCCGTCCTGCGCAGTATCTACCGCTACCACGTCAAGAGCAGCGGCTGGCGTGACTTCGGCTACAACTTCGCGGTCGACAAGTGCGGGAACATCTACGAAGGACGTGCCGGAGGTGTGGCCAAGCCGGTCCTCGGGGCCCACACTCTCGGTTTCAACAGCAACAGCATGGGCATCGCCGTCCTCGGCAGCTTCGGCTACGCCAGCCCGCCCGCGGCCGCCGTCAACGCCATCGCCAAGCTGACCGCCTGGAAGCTTGGCCTGTACGGCGCCAACCCGCGTGGCAAGACATATCTGAGGTCCGGGGGAGGAAATCTGTACAAGAAAGGCAGCAACGTCCGGCTCCATGTGATCTCCGGACACCGTGACGGGTTCGCCACGGAATGCCCCGGTATCCGCCTCTACAAGAAGCTGGGCAAGGCCCGTTCGTCCTCGGCCCGTTACCAGGGCCGCTGAGTCCTCGGCACACCGCACGACCCGCACAGCGCACTGCACGATCTGCAAAGCCATCTGCATACACTGGCCGGCCGCGACTCAAGTTCGGCCGGCCCCAGCAGGAAGCAGAGACGACAGGTGACAGAAGCGATCCTCCTGGTCGGCGGCAAGGGAACCCGGCTACGCCCGCTCACGGTGCACACCCCCAAACCGATGGTTCCGGCGGCGGGCGTCCCGTTCCTCACCCACCAGCTGGCGCGGGCCCGCGCGGCCGGCGTGGACCACATCGTCCTGGCGACCTCGTACCTCGCCGAGGTCTTCGAGCCGTACTTCGGGGACGGCTCGGCGCTCGGCCTCCACATCGAGTACGTCACGGAGACCGAGCCCCTCGGCACGGGCGGCGCGATCCGCAACGTGGCATCGCGCCTGCGCTCGGGACCCGACGACCCGGTCCTGATCTTCAACGGCGACATCCTCACGGGGCTCGACATCCGCGCCCTGGTCACGACGCACGAGGAGTCGGGGGCGGACGTCTCCCTGCACCTCACGAAGGTCGACGACCCGCGCGCGTACGGCCTCGTGCCGACCGACGGCACGGGCAGGGTGCAGGCCTTCCTGGAGAAGCCGCAGACCCCCGAGGAGATCGTCACCGACCAGATCAACGCGGGCGCGTACGTGTTCCGCCGCTCGGTCATCGACACGATCCCGGCGGGCCGCCCGGTGTCGGTCGAACGCGAGACGTTCCCCGACCTGCTGGCCTCCGGAGCCCACCTGCAGGGCATGGTCGACTCGACGTACTGGCTCGACCTGGGCACGCCCCAGGCCTTCGTGCGCGGCTCCGCCGACCTGGTGCTCGGCCGCGCCCCGTCCCCCGCGGTCCCCGGGCGCTGCGGCGAAAGCCTGGTCCTGCCGACCGCCACGGTCGCCCAGGACGCGAAGCTCACCGCCGGCACCGTGGTCGGCGAGCACGCGGTGATCGGCGAGGGCGCGCGGGTGGCCGGCAGCACGGTCCTCGCGGGCGCGGTCATCGAACCGAACGCGGTCGTCACGGACTCGCTGATCGGCGCGGGCGCGAAGGTGGGCGCACGCACGGTCCTCGCGGGCGCCGTGATCGGCGACGGCGCGGACGTCGGCGCCGACAACGAACTGCGCGACGGCGTACGGGTGTGGTGCGGGGCGGGGCTGCCCGCGGGGGCCGTGCGGTTCTCGTCGGACCAGTGACTTCCGGCCCGGCCGGCGGCTGAACCCCCTACCCTCGTACAGATGTCATCCCGTTTCGCCCCTCGCCCCACCGGCACCACGGTGCGCGGCGGCGAAACGGCGATCCCCCAGGGCGTGCCCCGCCGGACCACGGCGTCCCGCACCCGCACCTGGACCCCGGCCTACCCCCTGAACCTGGCCCTGACCGTGGGCCCCCTGCGCAGAGGCCCCGCGGACCCCACGTTCCGGACGACCCCGGACGGCTCGGCCTGGCGGGCGAGCCGCACCCCGCAGGGTCCCGGCACGCTCAGGGTCGCCGTCCGCTCCGGCACGGTGGAGGCGGAGGCCTGGGGCGAGGGCGCCGACTGGCTCCTGGACCAGCTCCCGCAGCTCCTCGGCGACGCGGACGACCCCGCGGCCTTCACCCCCCGCCACCGCCTCGTCGCGGCGACGGCGCACCGCAGGCCGGGCCTCCGCCTGATCCGCACGGGCCTGGTCCTGGAGTCCCTGATCCCGTCGATCCTGGAACAGAAGGTCACGACGGACGAGGCGTACCGCGCATGGCGCCTCCTGGTCCGCAAGTTCGG
This Streptomyces sp. NBC_01283 DNA region includes the following protein-coding sequences:
- a CDS encoding sugar phosphate nucleotidyltransferase is translated as MTEAILLVGGKGTRLRPLTVHTPKPMVPAAGVPFLTHQLARARAAGVDHIVLATSYLAEVFEPYFGDGSALGLHIEYVTETEPLGTGGAIRNVASRLRSGPDDPVLIFNGDILTGLDIRALVTTHEESGADVSLHLTKVDDPRAYGLVPTDGTGRVQAFLEKPQTPEEIVTDQINAGAYVFRRSVIDTIPAGRPVSVERETFPDLLASGAHLQGMVDSTYWLDLGTPQAFVRGSADLVLGRAPSPAVPGRCGESLVLPTATVAQDAKLTAGTVVGEHAVIGEGARVAGSTVLAGAVIEPNAVVTDSLIGAGAKVGARTVLAGAVIGDGADVGADNELRDGVRVWCGAGLPAGAVRFSSDQ
- a CDS encoding DNA-3-methyladenine glycosylase, which encodes MSSRFAPRPTGTTVRGGETAIPQGVPRRTTASRTRTWTPAYPLNLALTVGPLRRGPADPTFRTTPDGSAWRASRTPQGPGTLRVAVRSGTVEAEAWGEGADWLLDQLPQLLGDADDPAAFTPRHRLVAATAHRRPGLRLIRTGLVLESLIPSILEQKVTTDEAYRAWRLLVRKFGEPAPGAAPAQLRLHVMPDPRTWTLIPSWEWHKAGVDNKRASTILRAARVAARLEEAAAMDPLRARARLELIPGIGPWTSAETVQRSNGAPDEVTVGDLHLPGIVGYALAGDRTADDEEMLRLLAPYEGQRHRAARLILLSGRTPARRTPKMPKTDIALL